TTTAAGTCGATATACTAATTATTATTTTAAGATTATTTGAGAATAAATTATTTTTGCAACATTCACTAAAAATAGGTATCGGATTTGATTTGAGTTTTACAAAAAAATACCAACTCTTAAACTGCTATACAAATCTCAAAATGTTGGTAAACTACTTATAATCAGATCTTGCACTTAGCATAGAAACAAAGTTTCTGGCAAATAGCTAAACTTGAAAGCCTATATTTTTCATGAGGAATCCCGGTTTCTCAAGTCTTGTTGAGAATGGTGCAAGATGTGAGTAGACCAAGTTTGTAATGTAAAAAAATGGTATCTACCACTTGGCACGGCAGTTTACAATTGATTTTTAATGGCGATCGCAACCAAACTCAACTAATCCACAACCAAGCAACCGCTCCCCTCAAAATCCAGCGCCCCTTTTATCCAGAAGGCTCAGAAGTTTGCCACAGTGTAATTCTGCATACCGCTGGCGGAGTCGTCGGAGGAGATAAACTTTCCCTTGATTTGCAACTGCAACCAAATGCCAAAGCTTTAATCACCACCGCCGCCGCTAGTAAAATTTATCGCAGCAACGGATTACAAGCAAAACAAAATATTCAAATTAAAGTCGATCCAGGTGCTTGTTTAGAATGGTTCCCTCAAGAAACAATTATTTTTAACGGGGCAATTTATCGGCAAAATTTGCGAGTTGAATTAGCCCCGGAAGCTACTTGGTTAGGTTGGGAAATTACCCGCTTCGGACGCACTGCTAGAGGTGAAAAATTTTTG
This window of the Leptolyngbyaceae cyanobacterium genome carries:
- a CDS encoding urease accessory protein UreD — protein: MVSTTWHGSLQLIFNGDRNQTQLIHNQATAPLKIQRPFYPEGSEVCHSVILHTAGGVVGGDKLSLDLQLQPNAKALITTAAASKIYRSNGLQAKQNIQIKVDPGACLEWFPQETIIFNGAIYRQNLRVELAPEATWLGWEITRFGRTARGEKFLQGEWRSHTEIWQAGNPLWIDRQWLPASEKIINSPHGLAGQPIVASLAYIGQTVSPELVEKVRMLWPNELSFDSETKAEAGVTRLTKGLLCRYRGSSTTEVRNWFKNVWNLLRLSYLGRPSCYPRVWP